Proteins encoded by one window of Actinocorallia herbida:
- a CDS encoding Mut7-C RNAse domain-containing protein, whose product MSTSGTAELSLSFAPDLRLFLRPRDRAGLVVRVPHDGTSSLGHLVEAAGVPLTEVGGLEVAGRRVDPSYRPSGGDDVLVTPVRRPQPLPSPARFLLDVHLGALARRLRLVGLDTAYEPSLDDPELVVLANAERRVLLTRDRGLLRRRALWLGAHVLGDDPDAQFADILHRFAPPLAPWTRCPACNAPLRRVAKADVLESLPAGTSRTFDEYAACTGCAHLYWKGAHHDRLEELVATALRATGAGTTPGN is encoded by the coding sequence ATGAGCACGAGCGGCACTGCGGAACTGTCCCTGTCCTTCGCCCCCGACCTCCGCCTGTTCCTCCGTCCCCGGGACCGCGCGGGGCTCGTCGTGCGCGTGCCCCATGACGGGACCTCCTCACTCGGCCACCTCGTGGAGGCCGCAGGGGTACCGCTCACCGAGGTCGGCGGGCTGGAAGTGGCCGGGAGGCGGGTCGATCCCTCCTACCGCCCGAGCGGCGGCGATGACGTGCTCGTCACCCCCGTCCGCCGGCCGCAGCCGCTCCCTTCGCCGGCGAGATTCCTGCTCGACGTGCATCTCGGCGCCTTGGCCCGGCGCCTTCGGCTCGTCGGGCTCGACACCGCCTACGAGCCGTCACTCGACGACCCCGAGCTCGTCGTCCTGGCCAACGCGGAGCGCCGCGTCCTGCTCACCCGCGACCGGGGGCTGCTGCGGCGCCGCGCCCTCTGGCTCGGCGCGCACGTCCTGGGGGACGACCCCGACGCCCAGTTCGCCGACATCCTGCACCGCTTCGCGCCTCCCCTCGCGCCCTGGACGCGCTGCCCCGCGTGCAACGCCCCGCTCCGGCGGGTCGCCAAGGCCGACGTCCTGGAGTCGCTCCCCGCGGGGACCTCCCGGACCTTCGACGAGTACGCCGCGTGCACCGGCTGCGCGCACCTGTACTGGAAGGGCGCCCACCACGACCGGCTCGAGGAACTCGTCGCGACGGCGCTGCGCGCGACGGGCGCGGGGACCACGCCGGGGAACTGA